The proteins below are encoded in one region of Halorhodospira halochloris:
- a CDS encoding carbohydrate kinase family protein, translating to MSAIISGSVAFDTIMVFPDRFRNHILPEQVHILNVSFMVPKLRREFGGCAGNIGYNLKMLGEEPKILSTVGADIGTYTDWMKSYGIDQSYIHTLNEHYTAQAYITTDIDDNQITAFHPGAMGEANRVDVPANIGAKVGVVAPNGPEGMVKHARQFVEAGIPFIFDPGQAMPAFDGDQLREFIDGATWVAVNDYESQLLMERTNLKLEEIAEKVQALIVTRGAEGSHIYTGGKVIHVPAAPISQVADPTGCGDAFRAGLLFGLLRDLDWETTGRIASLMGAIKVEQSGTQNHSFTSEQFKERYSKAFGSSLEIEIGR from the coding sequence ATGTCCGCCATAATCAGTGGCTCTGTAGCCTTTGACACCATAATGGTCTTTCCTGACCGTTTTCGTAATCACATACTGCCTGAGCAGGTGCATATACTAAATGTCTCCTTTATGGTGCCGAAGCTGCGCCGTGAGTTCGGCGGCTGCGCCGGTAACATAGGCTACAACCTGAAAATGCTCGGTGAGGAGCCGAAGATCCTATCTACGGTCGGCGCCGACATCGGTACCTATACAGATTGGATGAAGAGCTACGGTATCGATCAGAGCTACATCCATACCCTTAATGAGCATTACACTGCTCAGGCCTATATTACTACCGACATTGACGACAACCAGATTACGGCTTTTCACCCAGGTGCTATGGGCGAGGCAAACAGGGTTGACGTGCCCGCCAACATCGGCGCAAAAGTCGGCGTAGTAGCACCTAACGGACCGGAAGGAATGGTCAAGCATGCCCGACAGTTCGTTGAAGCTGGCATACCGTTCATCTTCGATCCCGGCCAAGCAATGCCCGCCTTCGATGGCGATCAGTTGCGTGAATTTATTGATGGTGCCACCTGGGTAGCAGTCAATGACTATGAGTCGCAGCTGCTGATGGAGCGCACCAATCTTAAGCTGGAGGAGATCGCGGAGAAGGTTCAGGCATTAATAGTTACTCGTGGTGCAGAAGGTTCACACATCTACACCGGTGGCAAGGTCATCCATGTACCAGCAGCCCCAATCAGTCAGGTAGCCGATCCAACTGGATGCGGTGATGCCTTCCGTGCCGGGCTGCTTTTTGGACTGCTTCGCGATCTTGACTGGGAAACCACAGGTCGAATCGCCTCTTTGATGGGTGCCATAAAGGTCGAACAGAGTGGCACGCAGAATCACTCATTCACCAGTGAGCAGTTCAAGGAGCGGTACAGTAAGGCCTTTGGTAGTTCTTTGGAGATTGAGATTGGGCGGTGA
- the gcvPA gene encoding aminomethyl-transferring glycine dehydrogenase subunit GcvPA: protein MPFVPHTEQEVQEMLDALGVERIDDLFDEIPASLKGASLDAIPSGMTEMEVTRLMRARAQSDAQPICFVGAGAYDHHIPAAVWELTTRGEFYSAYTPYQAEASQGTLQQIYEFQTMISELTGLYAANASLYDAATGLAEAVLMAVRANRKAKSKRILIPRTIHPRYRQVVETIVAPQGIELVDAPLDATHGRIDAEALGRFEDDSFAAVIIPQPNFFGVLEEVDSLTDWAHSMKALAIAVVNPITLALLTPPGEWGSAGADIACGEGQPLGIPMSSGGPYFGFMTTRKEHVRQLPGRVVGKTVDLDGKTGYTLTLQAREQHIRRSKATSNICTNQGLMATAATIHMSLLGSEGLARVAAASHEQTNLLVNRLTGIEGVERLFDTPFFHEAALSLPKPVDQVLAGLAERGILGGYDLSSDYPELGSALLVCATETRTNEEVDQYAAALAEVLS from the coding sequence ATGCCTTTTGTACCGCACACTGAGCAAGAAGTTCAGGAGATGCTTGATGCCCTCGGCGTCGAGCGGATAGATGACCTCTTCGATGAAATACCCGCTTCGCTCAAGGGAGCCTCTCTCGATGCCATCCCAAGTGGCATGACAGAGATGGAGGTAACTCGACTGATGCGAGCCCGCGCCCAGTCTGATGCTCAACCCATCTGCTTCGTTGGGGCGGGTGCTTATGATCATCATATCCCTGCAGCAGTTTGGGAGCTAACTACGCGCGGGGAATTTTACAGCGCCTACACGCCCTATCAGGCCGAGGCATCTCAGGGAACGCTGCAGCAAATCTATGAGTTCCAGACGATGATCTCAGAACTCACTGGGCTCTATGCTGCCAATGCCTCGCTGTACGATGCAGCAACCGGGTTGGCTGAAGCGGTGCTTATGGCGGTACGCGCTAACCGCAAAGCCAAGAGCAAACGGATACTAATCCCGCGCACCATTCACCCGCGCTATCGTCAGGTAGTGGAGACGATTGTTGCTCCGCAAGGTATTGAACTGGTTGATGCCCCGCTCGATGCAACCCATGGGCGCATAGATGCCGAGGCTCTTGGGCGTTTTGAGGATGATTCTTTTGCTGCGGTTATAATCCCGCAGCCGAATTTCTTCGGCGTCCTCGAAGAGGTCGATTCTCTGACCGACTGGGCGCATAGCATGAAGGCCCTCGCCATAGCTGTGGTTAACCCGATAACTCTGGCGCTACTGACACCGCCAGGTGAATGGGGGAGTGCGGGAGCCGATATCGCCTGCGGAGAGGGTCAACCCCTTGGCATTCCGATGTCCTCCGGCGGCCCTTATTTTGGTTTCATGACCACGCGCAAAGAGCATGTCCGCCAATTGCCTGGACGAGTGGTGGGCAAGACCGTAGATCTTGATGGCAAGACCGGTTATACCTTGACCTTACAGGCTCGGGAACAGCATATCAGGCGTTCCAAGGCTACATCTAACATTTGCACTAACCAAGGTCTTATGGCTACCGCAGCTACAATACATATGTCCCTGCTAGGATCCGAGGGCTTAGCCAGGGTCGCAGCGGCCAGCCATGAGCAGACCAATTTGCTGGTTAACCGATTAACTGGGATAGAAGGCGTAGAACGCCTTTTTGATACCCCGTTCTTTCATGAGGCTGCGCTGAGCCTGCCCAAGCCGGTTGATCAAGTCTTAGCAGGGCTCGCGGAACGGGGCATCCTCGGCGGCTATGACCTGAGCAGTGATTACCCAGAGCTTGGGTCTGCGCTGTTGGTTTGCGCTACCGAGACTCGCACTAACGAGGAAGTTGATCAGTACGCTGCGGCGTTAGCCGAGGTGTTGAGCTAA
- the tal gene encoding transaldolase, whose product MNDNPLLGLHGIGQSVWFDNIHRGMLPDELQNMCQRDGLSGITSNPAIFQKAIGSGNDYDEAIAELIAQGESDPERIYEHLATSDIRDAADVLHSVYKHSGGADGFVSIEVSPRLADDVSGTLEEAKRLLELIDRPNVMIKVPATEAGVAAIEELTASGVSVNATLLFSTARYRQVAQAYIKGLQRRIDSGSPIDGIASVASLFISRIDAKVDPQLEQHGADYNELQGQAAIANARCAYSIFRELFHSTEFAALRQHSANPQRLLWASTGVKGDKYPATYYIENLAGPETVTTIPPATYEAYRCSGDPAPRLLEGIDAAPQIIGSIRTAGVELDAILAELEQQGVDAFVEAYDALLQDLSNKLKTFQ is encoded by the coding sequence ATGAACGATAATCCACTCTTAGGCTTACATGGAATCGGCCAGAGCGTCTGGTTCGACAATATTCACCGGGGGATGCTCCCCGACGAGTTGCAGAATATGTGTCAGCGCGATGGTCTTAGTGGGATAACTTCCAATCCGGCGATTTTTCAGAAGGCAATAGGCAGTGGCAATGACTATGATGAGGCCATTGCAGAATTGATCGCACAGGGTGAAAGCGATCCCGAGCGCATCTATGAACATCTTGCTACAAGTGACATCCGAGATGCTGCAGATGTATTGCACTCCGTATACAAACACAGTGGGGGGGCGGATGGCTTTGTCAGCATAGAGGTCTCCCCCCGGCTAGCCGATGATGTCAGTGGTACTCTTGAGGAAGCAAAGCGGCTGCTCGAGCTCATTGACCGACCCAATGTCATGATCAAAGTACCTGCTACAGAAGCCGGGGTGGCTGCTATAGAAGAGTTAACCGCTTCTGGAGTATCGGTCAACGCCACTCTCCTGTTCTCAACAGCACGCTATCGCCAGGTGGCTCAAGCCTACATTAAAGGCTTGCAAAGAAGAATCGATAGTGGCTCACCGATCGACGGTATAGCTTCTGTAGCTAGTCTGTTCATCAGTCGTATTGACGCTAAAGTTGATCCACAGCTAGAGCAACACGGTGCAGATTACAATGAATTACAAGGCCAAGCTGCTATAGCCAATGCCCGCTGTGCCTACTCTATTTTTAGAGAACTGTTCCACAGCACAGAGTTCGCCGCTCTTCGGCAGCATAGCGCTAACCCACAACGCTTGTTGTGGGCAAGCACTGGAGTTAAAGGCGACAAGTATCCTGCAACGTACTACATAGAAAACCTTGCCGGGCCCGAGACAGTAACAACCATCCCGCCGGCTACCTATGAGGCATACCGTTGCAGCGGCGATCCCGCCCCTCGTTTGCTTGAGGGAATCGATGCGGCGCCTCAGATTATCGGTAGCATCCGCACCGCCGGTGTCGAACTCGATGCTATCCTGGCGGAGTTAGAGCAGCAGGGGGTAGATGCTTTCGTTGAGGCCTACGATGCCCTGCTGCAAGACTTAAGCAACAAACTTAAGACTTTCCAATAA
- the gcvT gene encoding glycine cleavage system aminomethyltransferase GcvT yields MSQRTPLYDIHQANGARMVDYHGWALPLHYGSQLNEHHAVRDKAGLFDVSHMVITDLSGGARSLLRRLLANDVAKLDGKQGKALYSCLLNEQGGVIDDLIVYHCGSDSYRIISNAATRERVMEILQSEAARESVEVRPRDELALIAIQGPQAATAVEAIFGEEAQGVLELKLFASANLGDYFFGRTGYTGEDGFEIALPAADASQLWQSLIEQGAQPCGLGARDSLRLEAGLNLNGNEMDERTSPLEAGLAWTVAWEPTDRDFIGRTALEQQRQSGPAMKQVGLVVEGRAPARSGYEVRTDAGAGIVTSGGHAPTVGGPIALAKVPSTTTAEQATVIIRGREVGARIVEPVFVRNGKVLV; encoded by the coding sequence ATGTCGCAACGTACTCCGCTCTATGATATACATCAGGCCAATGGCGCCCGTATGGTCGATTACCATGGCTGGGCTCTGCCATTGCACTATGGTTCACAGTTGAATGAGCACCATGCCGTGCGCGATAAGGCTGGCTTGTTCGACGTCTCCCACATGGTTATAACCGACCTCAGCGGGGGAGCGCGCAGCCTGCTGCGCCGGCTACTCGCCAACGATGTGGCCAAATTGGACGGCAAGCAGGGGAAAGCGTTATACAGCTGTCTGCTTAATGAGCAGGGTGGTGTGATAGACGATTTGATCGTTTACCACTGTGGTTCTGACAGCTACCGAATAATCTCCAATGCGGCTACCCGCGAGAGGGTCATGGAGATCCTGCAGAGCGAGGCAGCGCGCGAATCTGTTGAAGTCAGACCACGTGATGAGCTGGCACTAATAGCTATCCAGGGGCCCCAAGCCGCTACCGCGGTAGAAGCTATCTTTGGTGAAGAAGCGCAGGGAGTACTCGAGCTTAAGCTATTTGCTAGCGCTAACCTGGGTGATTACTTCTTCGGCCGTACCGGATACACTGGTGAGGACGGGTTTGAAATCGCGCTACCAGCTGCGGACGCTTCCCAACTGTGGCAGTCGCTCATTGAACAAGGAGCACAGCCCTGCGGCTTAGGGGCTAGAGATAGCCTGCGGTTAGAAGCGGGACTCAATCTTAATGGCAATGAGATGGATGAGCGAACTTCCCCTTTAGAGGCAGGGCTCGCCTGGACGGTTGCCTGGGAACCGACTGATCGTGACTTTATTGGCCGCACGGCGCTCGAACAGCAGCGCCAGTCAGGGCCCGCTATGAAGCAGGTAGGTTTGGTGGTTGAGGGGCGTGCGCCAGCACGTAGCGGTTACGAGGTGCGGACCGATGCTGGTGCAGGTATTGTCACCAGCGGTGGGCACGCGCCGACGGTTGGCGGCCCCATTGCGCTCGCTAAAGTACCGAGCACTACCACTGCAGAGCAGGCAACCGTGATCATCCGCGGCCGCGAGGTAGGCGCGCGCATAGTAGAGCCGGTATTCGTGCGCAACGGCAAGGTGCTTGTTTAG
- the gcvH gene encoding glycine cleavage system protein GcvH yields the protein MSQIPEDLKYTRNHEWVRREDDAHVTVGITDHAQESLGDIVFAEPPEEGTSISAEEGCAVIESVKAASDLYAPISGEVVQANEELADSPELINNDPYGDGWVMRVKLSDPNELDNLLDASAYQELVAEEG from the coding sequence ATGAGCCAGATACCTGAAGATCTCAAATATACCCGTAATCACGAGTGGGTTCGTCGCGAGGACGATGCACATGTAACTGTGGGTATTACCGATCACGCCCAGGAGTCTTTGGGCGACATTGTCTTCGCTGAACCCCCGGAAGAGGGAACAAGCATCAGTGCTGAAGAGGGGTGTGCTGTAATCGAATCGGTAAAGGCAGCATCAGACCTATATGCTCCCATCTCGGGCGAAGTTGTCCAAGCGAATGAAGAACTCGCCGACAGCCCGGAACTAATCAATAACGATCCGTATGGCGATGGTTGGGTAATGCGCGTCAAGCTTAGTGACCCGAATGAGTTGGATAATCTTTTAGACGCCAGCGCCTATCAGGAACTTGTCGCTGAGGAAGGTTAA
- the gcvPB gene encoding aminomethyl-transferring glycine dehydrogenase subunit GcvPB, with protein MSEESQSELIYSISRSGRRAYAQAPRPVASSDRLPRHLCRQKPPRLPEVSELETVRHFTRLSQKNFSIDTHFYPLGSCTMKYNPRGANKLAMLPQFIERHPLAPDSTGQGFLACLYELQNELAVVTGMQDVSLSIMAGAQGEFAGVAMIRAYHMARGDEQRTEIIVPDAAHGTNPATATMCGYKVREIPTGADGDVDMEALRAALGPQTAGIMLTNPSTVGVFESRITEIATLVHEAGGLLYYDGANLNAILGKARPGDMGFDVIHLNLHKTFSTPHGGGGPGAGAVGVNERLLPYLPIPRATRDGDQYRWLDENDCPDTIGRLGTYNGNSGILLRAYVYMRMLGREGMVRVAEYSTLNANYLMMRLREAGFTVAYPERRASHEFIVSLKNEAKEFGVNAMDFAKRLLDLGYHAPTTYFPLLVPEALLIEPTETESKGEMDGFVAAMERIREEARDNPELVKGAPYCLPVRRLDDVKAARELDLRWEEHS; from the coding sequence ATGTCTGAAGAGTCACAATCCGAGCTTATTTACTCTATCAGTCGCTCTGGTCGGCGTGCGTATGCCCAGGCACCGCGGCCAGTGGCTAGCTCTGATCGCTTGCCGCGCCATCTATGTCGGCAGAAACCACCAAGGCTTCCGGAGGTCTCCGAGCTCGAAACGGTGCGCCATTTCACCCGGCTGTCGCAAAAGAATTTCTCAATAGATACCCACTTCTATCCGCTCGGCTCTTGTACTATGAAGTACAACCCACGTGGGGCGAATAAACTTGCCATGCTGCCGCAGTTTATCGAACGCCACCCCTTAGCGCCGGACTCTACTGGCCAGGGTTTTCTCGCCTGCCTCTATGAGCTTCAAAATGAGCTTGCAGTAGTTACTGGCATGCAGGATGTCTCACTTTCGATCATGGCTGGAGCACAAGGCGAATTCGCCGGGGTGGCGATGATTCGGGCCTACCATATGGCCCGCGGCGACGAGCAGCGCACCGAGATCATTGTTCCCGACGCCGCTCATGGGACCAATCCGGCAACAGCTACCATGTGCGGCTATAAGGTTCGGGAGATTCCAACCGGTGCTGATGGCGATGTGGATATGGAGGCACTGCGTGCTGCATTGGGGCCACAGACGGCCGGCATAATGCTAACTAATCCCTCAACGGTTGGTGTCTTTGAGAGCCGCATAACGGAGATTGCCACTCTGGTTCACGAGGCCGGTGGGCTTCTCTATTACGATGGCGCAAATCTCAATGCGATTTTAGGTAAGGCTCGCCCGGGTGATATGGGCTTTGATGTAATTCACCTTAACCTGCATAAAACCTTCTCTACTCCGCACGGAGGTGGTGGCCCAGGTGCCGGTGCAGTAGGAGTTAATGAACGTCTGCTCCCCTATCTGCCCATACCGCGGGCAACCCGGGATGGCGATCAGTATCGTTGGCTCGATGAGAACGATTGCCCGGATACCATCGGTAGACTTGGAACCTACAATGGTAACTCAGGGATTTTGCTCCGCGCTTACGTCTACATGCGCATGCTCGGCCGGGAAGGGATGGTTCGCGTTGCTGAATACTCTACCTTGAATGCCAATTACTTGATGATGCGTTTGCGAGAAGCCGGCTTCACGGTAGCTTACCCTGAGCGCAGGGCAAGCCATGAGTTCATAGTCAGTCTCAAAAACGAAGCCAAAGAGTTCGGTGTCAACGCGATGGATTTTGCCAAGCGTCTGCTGGACCTTGGCTATCATGCACCTACCACCTACTTCCCGCTACTAGTTCCGGAAGCGCTGCTCATAGAGCCCACCGAGACGGAGTCCAAGGGCGAGATGGACGGTTTCGTTGCGGCAATGGAGCGCATCCGCGAAGAAGCTCGTGATAACCCTGAGCTTGTTAAGGGGGCGCCATATTGCTTACCCGTGCGTCGACTTGATGACGTTAAGGCCGCCCGCGAACTGGATCTGCGCTGGGAAGAACATTCATAA
- a CDS encoding ABC transporter permease encodes MQKRDGAAWLRQYWQRIGPWRLFAIAVGVVMFGPIMVTIISWVNPEYEIWNHLANTLLPQILRNTAILIFGVGFAVMFIGVGLAWLTAVCEFPGRKFFDWALMLPLAVPAYVLAFVFVGFFEYSGPLQTSLRDIFGPEFQLPPVRSAPGVVLVMALVFYPYVYMLTRAAFLAQGRTPLEAARIQGLGPWAAFGRVALPMARPAIAAGTALALMETLADFGAVSIFNFQTFTTAIYRAWFGFYSIEAAAQLAAILLLIVLTGLWIERRARGRARFDQGATTRYVERIYLRGWRRWAATAAASTVLLLGFVLPMIQLLIWAASEIDSFDPAYFGIIRNTVTLGAIAAVLTVLIALLLAYARRVQPDTITRRAVTASTLGYALPGSVLAVGIMLTLTWIDHSLAALIEPWGGLGTTFLAGSVGALILAYVIRFMAVAFGAVDSSFERIRPELRDAARSLGATEREVIKRVYVPILTPGLLTALLLVGVDVMKEMPATLLLRPFGWDTLAIRIFEMTFEGQWERAALPAITLVIVGLLPVILLVRGSARAT; translated from the coding sequence ATGCAAAAGCGTGACGGAGCAGCGTGGCTGCGCCAATATTGGCAGCGCATTGGACCCTGGCGGTTGTTTGCCATAGCCGTCGGGGTCGTTATGTTCGGCCCAATCATGGTCACCATAATCTCCTGGGTAAACCCTGAGTACGAGATATGGAACCATCTCGCCAATACCCTTTTGCCGCAGATATTGCGCAACACCGCGATTTTGATCTTTGGTGTTGGCTTTGCGGTTATGTTCATAGGTGTGGGGTTGGCTTGGCTGACCGCAGTCTGCGAGTTTCCCGGGCGTAAGTTTTTCGATTGGGCCCTTATGCTGCCCCTAGCCGTGCCTGCTTATGTCCTCGCTTTCGTATTCGTAGGTTTCTTCGAATACTCAGGGCCGTTACAAACCTCTCTGCGCGATATATTTGGGCCTGAATTCCAACTCCCGCCGGTGCGTTCGGCACCCGGTGTAGTGCTGGTCATGGCCCTAGTTTTCTATCCCTATGTGTATATGCTTACCCGTGCCGCCTTCTTAGCGCAGGGGCGCACCCCTCTGGAGGCGGCAAGAATTCAAGGTCTTGGTCCTTGGGCGGCGTTCGGTCGGGTTGCTTTACCTATGGCAAGGCCGGCGATTGCAGCGGGTACAGCCTTAGCACTAATGGAGACACTAGCTGACTTCGGCGCCGTCTCAATCTTTAATTTCCAGACTTTCACCACCGCTATCTATCGCGCTTGGTTCGGGTTCTACAGCATAGAGGCGGCTGCACAGCTTGCCGCCATTTTGTTGTTGATAGTCCTGACCGGTCTTTGGATCGAGCGCCGGGCAAGAGGTCGGGCTCGGTTTGATCAAGGCGCTACTACTCGCTATGTCGAACGTATCTATCTGCGCGGTTGGCGGCGCTGGGCGGCTACTGCGGCAGCGAGCACGGTACTGTTGCTTGGTTTCGTTTTGCCGATGATCCAATTGCTAATCTGGGCAGCTAGCGAAATCGATAGTTTTGATCCGGCTTACTTTGGCATCATCCGCAACACCGTTACCCTCGGCGCAATAGCTGCCGTGCTAACTGTACTAATAGCCCTTCTTCTCGCCTACGCTAGACGCGTTCAGCCCGATACGATCACCCGTAGAGCAGTAACTGCATCGACCCTCGGGTACGCTTTGCCCGGTTCGGTTCTCGCTGTAGGCATAATGCTGACCTTGACCTGGATCGACCACTCTCTGGCCGCGCTCATTGAACCGTGGGGAGGATTGGGCACTACATTTCTTGCCGGCAGCGTAGGCGCCCTGATTCTAGCTTACGTGATAAGGTTCATGGCTGTAGCTTTTGGTGCTGTAGATAGCAGTTTTGAGCGTATCCGTCCCGAACTGCGTGATGCTGCGCGTAGCCTCGGAGCTACGGAGCGAGAGGTAATCAAGAGAGTATACGTACCTATCCTGACCCCTGGGCTCCTTACCGCTCTTTTGCTCGTCGGTGTTGATGTTATGAAAGAGATGCCGGCGACTTTATTGCTGCGTCCGTTCGGTTGGGATACGCTGGCAATACGAATATTTGAGATGACCTTTGAGGGGCAGTGGGAGCGCGCAGCGCTTCCTGCGATAACCTTGGTAATAGTTGGCCTACTGCCGGTTATCCTGCTAGTGCGTGGTTCTGCAAGGGCAACTTAA
- the lysA gene encoding diaminopimelate decarboxylase gives MTVADGFYRNENGELQAESVSIQDIAKRFDTPCYIYSRAMLQENLMAYKEALGKRGSICYAVKANGNLALLSLLARFGAGFDIVSGGELARVLRAGGEASRVVFSGVGKSAQEIRRALLAGIRCFNVESTAELERIEKIASESRTRAPIALRINPDIDPETHPYISTGLAQSKFGIPLAEAEDIYKRAAQSPSLAVKGVAFHIGSQLLSTRPLREAAERVGEFVAHLQDSGINIAHIDVGGGLGVRYVDEEAPDPRNHVAAVSTPLANLGVELIFEPGRAIVAEAGLLLTRVEYLKENGEREFAVVDAGMNDYLRPALYNAEHIIEPIILRQDGQRSIDVVGPICESADVFATDCQLAVQPGDILAVRCAGAYGFAMASQYNSRPRPAEILVDGSHTHLIRRRETLDDLMRGESVFVGD, from the coding sequence ATGACCGTAGCCGACGGCTTTTACCGCAACGAGAACGGCGAACTGCAGGCTGAGTCAGTCTCAATTCAGGATATAGCTAAGCGGTTTGATACGCCCTGCTACATCTATTCTAGGGCCATGTTGCAAGAAAATTTGATGGCCTATAAAGAGGCTTTGGGTAAGCGCGGCTCAATTTGTTACGCAGTCAAAGCCAACGGCAATCTTGCTCTGCTCTCATTACTCGCCAGATTTGGAGCTGGATTTGATATCGTCTCTGGCGGCGAACTTGCTCGCGTATTACGCGCAGGGGGCGAAGCTAGCCGGGTTGTCTTTTCGGGCGTTGGTAAGAGTGCCCAGGAGATCCGACGTGCCTTGCTCGCTGGCATACGGTGCTTCAATGTTGAATCGACAGCTGAACTTGAACGCATTGAGAAAATAGCCAGTGAAAGCCGTACCCGTGCACCAATTGCGCTGCGCATTAACCCCGATATAGACCCTGAGACCCATCCTTATATATCCACAGGGCTCGCCCAAAGTAAGTTTGGCATCCCTTTGGCTGAGGCAGAGGACATCTACAAGCGAGCGGCCCAGAGTCCGAGTTTGGCTGTCAAAGGGGTGGCATTTCACATTGGCTCACAGCTTCTGTCGACACGCCCGTTGCGCGAGGCAGCTGAAAGAGTAGGTGAGTTTGTTGCCCACCTCCAAGATAGCGGTATTAATATCGCCCACATCGATGTCGGCGGTGGCCTTGGTGTCCGTTATGTCGACGAAGAGGCCCCCGATCCGCGCAATCATGTAGCTGCGGTCAGTACGCCGTTAGCCAACCTGGGTGTAGAGCTAATATTTGAGCCAGGCCGGGCCATAGTAGCTGAGGCAGGACTTTTACTAACCCGGGTGGAGTACCTTAAAGAAAACGGGGAGCGCGAGTTCGCGGTAGTTGACGCTGGTATGAATGATTACCTGCGTCCAGCCCTCTACAACGCGGAGCATATCATTGAGCCGATTATCCTGCGTCAGGATGGCCAGCGCAGTATTGACGTAGTTGGCCCCATTTGTGAGTCTGCCGACGTCTTTGCCACAGACTGCCAGCTGGCCGTACAGCCTGGTGATATACTTGCTGTACGCTGCGCTGGGGCTTATGGGTTTGCAATGGCCTCACAGTACAACAGCCGCCCGCGGCCGGCTGAGATATTGGTAGACGGCTCCCATACCCACCTCATCCGCCGCCGTGAAACCTTGGACGACCTGATGCGTGGCGAATCGGTCTTTGTTGGCGACTAG
- a CDS encoding symmetrical bis(5'-nucleosyl)-tetraphosphatase, whose product MATYAIGDIQGCREHLERLLESIRFDPAKDIIWFVGDLVNRGPDSLGVLRLVRNQLRERAICVIGNHDIHLMSVWSGHGRLKSSDTLRAILNADDADDLIDWLRHRPVMHLDEELGYAMTHAGVPPVWSVAEAQLRALELEEALRGGIAFEDLMDNIYGNLPTQWSDELTGYDRLRYITNAFTRMRFTDSSGRLLLRFKGSPNDAPKDHIPWFITRQRLRSRRDPIKLLTGHWSRLGLHNEAGLISIDTGCLWGASLTAVRLDDGSEQITRVDCSNLAG is encoded by the coding sequence TTGGCTACTTACGCGATCGGAGATATCCAGGGTTGCCGGGAGCATCTGGAACGCCTTCTTGAGAGCATAAGATTTGATCCTGCCAAGGATATCATCTGGTTTGTCGGTGACTTAGTCAATCGTGGCCCCGACTCTCTTGGGGTTTTGCGACTAGTTCGCAACCAATTACGTGAGCGAGCGATCTGTGTTATCGGCAACCATGACATTCACTTGATGTCGGTCTGGAGTGGCCATGGTCGGCTCAAGAGCTCGGACACCCTGCGTGCCATCCTCAATGCCGATGACGCCGACGATCTAATAGACTGGTTGCGCCACCGTCCGGTTATGCACTTGGATGAAGAGCTCGGCTATGCCATGACCCATGCCGGCGTGCCTCCGGTATGGAGCGTGGCCGAGGCACAGTTGCGTGCTCTAGAGCTAGAAGAAGCGTTGCGTGGCGGGATAGCGTTTGAGGACCTTATGGATAACATCTACGGGAATCTGCCTACGCAATGGTCCGATGAGCTTACTGGCTACGACCGCCTACGCTATATCACTAACGCCTTCACTAGAATGCGCTTTACCGACTCGAGCGGTCGATTACTGTTGCGTTTTAAAGGGTCACCTAACGATGCCCCGAAAGACCATATCCCTTGGTTTATTACTCGTCAGCGGCTGCGTTCGCGACGCGATCCCATCAAGTTGCTGACTGGTCACTGGTCACGCCTAGGGCTGCACAACGAGGCGGGCCTTATCAGCATCGATACTGGTTGTCTTTGGGGCGCATCATTGACAGCAGTGCGTCTGGATGACGGCAGTGAGCAGATAACCCGGGTAGATTGTAGCAATCTAGCGGGCTAG